From Toxorhynchites rutilus septentrionalis strain SRP chromosome 2, ASM2978413v1, whole genome shotgun sequence, a single genomic window includes:
- the LOC129768808 gene encoding protein FAM8A1, translated as MDDNPKSKPEGGEPDAGSTSGTSKTPKQIYFELLRAWVQHAQMQQQIQAFFPYYLMNNYPQLFQANGQFPNGSTAGSGVALVAGQTAANGTGTAVVAGNQNQVQAQNANQRRGAETLDPARQEEIINRNGGYEYVIAPLWKRFVAEAIDIIIIFLLKVMTTMAFIDFFDINLLDIDFDAIRNSIEEDYTELLHFTSELIFLEIIIKLAVCVYETMWTIHGQGQIGGATPGKMLMGIRIVHVEAVVLLEPPQPGFMLNNQNPIKALLYPATNPGFKRALCRSVAKNALIVLFFPMCFLMFFKHNRTMYDILTKTIVVEDNPAPVLRRR; from the exons ATGGACGATAATCCCAAAAGCAAGCCGGAGGGTGGCGAACCCGATGCTGGATCCACGTCGGGGACTTCCAAAACTCCAAAGCAGATTTATTTCGAGCTTCTCCGCGCCTGGGTTCAACACGCTCAGATGCAACAGCAAATCCAGGCCTTTTTCCCATACTATCTGATGAACAACTATCCACAGTTGTTCCAAGCAAATGGTCAGTTCCCAAACGGGAGCACAGCTGGAAGTGGAGTGGCGCTGGTTGCTGGACAGACCGCAGCGAACGGAACGGGTACTGCTGTGGTCGCTGGCAACCAAAATCAGGTTCAGGCACAGAATGCTAACCAGAGAAGAGGGGCCGAAACGCTGGATCCTGCTCGTCAGGAGGAAA TAATCAATCGAAACGGTGGCTACGAGTATGTAATTGCTCCCCTATGGAAGCGTTTCGTAGCGGAGGCGATCGATATAATTATAATATTCTTACTGAAAGTGATGACAACGATGGCATTTATTGATTTCTTCGACATAAATCT ACTAGACATCGACTTCGATGCGATCCGGAACTCGATCGAGGAGGATTACACGGAATTGTTGCATTTCACCTCGGAGTTGATTTTCCTCGAGATAATAATTAAGCTTGCGGTTTGCGTGTACGAAACGATGTGGACAATTCACGGCCAGGGACAAATCGGAGGCGCAACGCCGGGCAAAATGCTGATGGGAATCCGAATTGTGCACGTTGAGGCCGTTGTGCTGTTGGAACCACCACAGCCTGGTtttatgttgaataatcagAACCCAATAAAGGCACTGCTGTATCCGGCCACAAATCCAGGATTTAAACGCGCTCTATGTCGTTCGGTAGCTAAGAATGCACTGATTGTGCTTTTCTTCCCGATGTGTTTCCTCATGTTTTTCAAGCACAATCGGACCATGTACGATATTCTTACCAAAACGATTGTGGTCGAGGATAATCCGGCACCGGTGTTGCGACGGCGCTAG